One Rhodoluna sp. KAS3 DNA window includes the following coding sequences:
- a CDS encoding AAA family ATPase: MEQVVLSAEQRHLFEYIEESENNIFVTGRAGTGKSTLLSYLIENTKKKVAVCAPTGVAALNVGGVTIHSLFGFPFGILGTEDIGRHLSRRTREVLAAIDMLVIDEVSMVNADLMDTMSRAMGIARGRRKLPFGGAQVVMFGDPYQLAPVPPSDPQDRAYMAENYQSGWFFDAHVWREDSLERYELSEIFRQHDEHFKEILNAIRDGSCTQEMLDYINQCGNRFPPHDDVIRLATINASVNAVNSTRMARIDSPAKRFDAVFSAADEKAFGRTLPADPVLELKVGAQVMFIKNDDSSTKKGPTGPIKRWVNGTIGHVLELPSSGGVIVEADGERLEVGRSTWEKVRYEIDEQFDEESGRVKEVLIAVPLAEFQQIPLRLAWAVTVHKSQGQTYDEVVIDMGRGAFSPGQTYVALSRVRSLEGLYLTRAIRMSDVMVDEDVLRFMQGVRQAPIEKLF, from the coding sequence ATGGAGCAGGTAGTACTTTCAGCCGAACAGCGCCACCTCTTTGAGTACATCGAAGAGTCAGAAAACAACATCTTTGTGACCGGCCGAGCCGGAACCGGTAAGTCAACACTGCTCAGCTATCTGATTGAAAACACCAAAAAGAAGGTTGCCGTTTGCGCACCTACCGGTGTGGCCGCACTCAATGTTGGTGGCGTAACCATTCACTCACTGTTTGGTTTTCCGTTTGGAATTTTGGGCACCGAGGACATCGGTCGCCACCTCAGCCGCCGCACTCGCGAGGTTCTAGCGGCCATCGACATGCTGGTCATCGATGAGGTATCGATGGTCAATGCCGACCTGATGGACACCATGAGCCGGGCGATGGGTATTGCCCGCGGCCGCCGCAAACTACCGTTTGGTGGAGCCCAGGTTGTCATGTTTGGCGACCCGTACCAGCTGGCGCCCGTGCCACCGAGTGACCCTCAAGACCGGGCTTACATGGCCGAGAACTACCAGAGCGGATGGTTCTTTGACGCTCACGTTTGGCGCGAAGACAGCCTTGAGCGTTACGAGCTGAGTGAGATTTTCCGTCAGCACGACGAGCACTTCAAAGAGATCCTCAACGCTATTCGCGACGGCTCTTGCACTCAAGAGATGCTCGACTACATCAACCAGTGCGGTAACCGGTTCCCTCCGCACGATGACGTTATCCGCCTCGCAACAATCAATGCTTCGGTCAATGCGGTTAACAGCACCCGGATGGCCCGAATCGATTCGCCGGCCAAGCGGTTTGACGCGGTGTTCAGTGCCGCTGATGAAAAGGCCTTTGGTCGCACCCTGCCGGCCGACCCAGTGCTAGAACTCAAGGTCGGTGCCCAGGTCATGTTCATCAAGAACGACGACTCGAGCACCAAGAAGGGGCCGACCGGCCCGATTAAGCGTTGGGTAAACGGCACCATCGGTCACGTGCTTGAACTACCGAGCTCGGGTGGCGTGATTGTTGAGGCTGACGGTGAGCGCCTCGAGGTTGGTCGATCAACCTGGGAGAAGGTTCGCTACGAAATTGACGAGCAGTTCGACGAAGAGTCGGGCCGAGTCAAAGAGGTATTGATCGCTGTGCCTCTGGCCGAGTTTCAGCAGATTCCGCTGCGACTAGCCTGGGCGGTAACCGTTCATAAGTCTCAGGGGCAAACCTACGACGAGGTTGTTATCGACATGGGTCGAGGCGCCTTTAGCCCGGGCCAAACCTACGTTGCACTTAGCCGCGTGCGCTCGCTGGAGGGTCTATACCTGACCAGAGCGATTCGGATGAGTGACGTGATGGTTGATGAAGACGTACTGCGATTTATGCAGGGTGTGCGGCAGGCTCCGATTGAGAAGCTGTTTTAG
- a CDS encoding isoprenylcysteine carboxylmethyltransferase family protein has protein sequence MSDKAKGNLLVIAQFGLLIGIVMMGIDEPVELWAYIGGVLFIAPGILILFFALRDLGASLTANPVPKAKAKLVTTGLYQTIRHPIYTGLLLASFGSVVQSMAFVKLMFWLFLLALLIYKASWEESLLEKKYPGYAEYKKQTGRFLPKRKK, from the coding sequence ATGAGTGATAAAGCCAAAGGCAACCTATTAGTTATTGCGCAGTTTGGTCTCCTCATCGGCATTGTCATGATGGGTATCGATGAACCCGTTGAGCTGTGGGCCTACATCGGTGGCGTTTTGTTCATTGCGCCGGGCATTTTGATTTTGTTCTTCGCGCTGCGCGACCTTGGTGCCTCGCTCACCGCCAACCCAGTGCCAAAAGCCAAGGCCAAGCTCGTTACCACTGGCCTGTACCAAACCATTAGGCACCCGATTTACACCGGCCTGCTGCTGGCCAGCTTTGGCTCGGTAGTTCAGTCGATGGCATTTGTAAAACTGATGTTCTGGCTATTTCTACTAGCTCTCCTGATCTACAAGGCCAGCTGGGAAGAATCGCTGCTCGAAAAGAAGTACCCGGGATATGCCGAGTACAAGAAGCAGACCGGTCGCTTTCTGCCCAAGCGCAAAAAGTAA
- a CDS encoding M48 family metalloprotease, with protein sequence MSAPILLIPIALEWVLLITTLAPVALVGRFNTRPRLGLAIWFGSLLSAGLATCLALVVAIWSYFDTFAALEASLFGDSEWFMALAVSFGPWLALLLGGVSLVLVQQRLEPLVQTARQIKPAVDQAKQPLLNFMGTPVFAIDLPFAYAVAGRREIIVSSALQNLLNTDAFAAVLWHELGHVRGRHFGLKKLARLVRVLSPKMAASKALVLEVERLCEVVADDYAVRNLGNKKAPALESARAIFKDSAF encoded by the coding sequence GTGTCCGCTCCAATCCTTTTGATTCCCATTGCCCTGGAGTGGGTGTTACTAATCACAACCCTGGCTCCGGTCGCGCTGGTTGGTAGGTTCAACACCCGCCCGCGTTTGGGCCTGGCAATCTGGTTTGGCTCGCTGCTCTCAGCCGGCCTAGCTACCTGCCTGGCGCTGGTTGTGGCCATCTGGTCTTACTTCGATACCTTTGCCGCGCTTGAAGCCAGCCTGTTTGGCGACTCTGAGTGGTTCATGGCCTTGGCCGTGAGTTTTGGTCCGTGGCTGGCCTTGCTGCTGGGCGGTGTCTCGCTGGTGCTGGTTCAGCAGCGCCTGGAGCCGCTGGTTCAAACTGCCCGTCAAATCAAACCCGCGGTAGATCAAGCCAAGCAGCCGCTGCTGAATTTTATGGGCACCCCGGTCTTTGCCATCGACCTACCGTTTGCCTACGCGGTGGCCGGCCGTCGCGAAATCATTGTGTCCTCGGCCCTGCAAAACCTGTTAAACACCGATGCCTTCGCGGCCGTCCTTTGGCACGAATTGGGGCATGTTCGCGGCAGGCACTTTGGGCTCAAAAAACTGGCCCGATTGGTTCGCGTGCTCTCGCCAAAAATGGCCGCATCCAAAGCCCTGGTGCTTGAGGTTGAGCGGTTGTGCGAGGTGGTCGCCGACGACTATGCCGTGCGGAATTTGGGCAATAAGAAAGCCCCCGCACTCGAAAGCGCAAGGGCAATCTTTAAAGATTCGGCTTTCTAG
- the rpmG gene encoding 50S ribosomal protein L33 has translation MAKKDKDIRPIIKLRSTAGTGYTYVTKKNRRNDPDRIVLKKYDPVVRQHVEFREER, from the coding sequence ATGGCTAAGAAGGACAAGGACATCCGTCCTATCATCAAGCTTCGTTCGACTGCAGGCACTGGTTACACCTACGTAACCAAGAAGAACCGTCGCAACGACCCAGACCGTATCGTTCTGAAGAAGTACGACCCAGTTGTACGTCAGCACGTTGAATTCCGCGAGGAGCGCTAA
- the dcd gene encoding dCTP deaminase, with the protein MLMSDRDIRAEIEAGRIGLEPLNMDLLQPSSIDVRLDRFFRLFDNHKYAYIDPREDQVDMTRLVEVAADEAFILHPGEFVLGSTYEFVTLPDNIAARLEGKSSLGRLGLLTHSTAGFVDPGFKGHVTLELANVSNLPIKLWPGMKVGQLCFFQLSSASETPYGSEKYLSRYQGQRGPTASRSHLNFHITDVGNEPL; encoded by the coding sequence ATGCTTATGTCAGACCGCGATATCCGCGCAGAAATTGAGGCCGGCCGAATTGGCCTTGAGCCACTGAACATGGATCTTCTTCAGCCATCGAGCATCGATGTTCGACTGGACCGATTCTTCAGACTTTTTGACAACCACAAGTACGCCTACATTGACCCTCGCGAGGATCAGGTAGACATGACCCGCTTGGTTGAGGTTGCTGCCGACGAAGCTTTCATTTTGCACCCGGGTGAGTTTGTGCTGGGTTCGACCTACGAATTTGTAACCTTGCCAGACAACATCGCAGCCCGCCTTGAAGGCAAGAGCTCACTTGGCCGCCTAGGGCTATTGACTCACTCAACCGCGGGTTTTGTTGACCCGGGTTTCAAGGGGCACGTGACCCTTGAGTTGGCAAACGTTTCAAACCTTCCGATTAAGCTATGGCCTGGCATGAAGGTTGGGCAGCTTTGCTTCTTCCAGCTCAGCTCGGCCAGCGAGACCCCTTACGGTTCAGAGAAGTACCTATCTCGCTACCAGGGTCAGCGCGGCCCAACCGCTTCACGCAGCCACCTGAATTTTCACATCACAGATGTTGGCAACGAACCTCTGTAA
- the rpsN gene encoding 30S ribosomal protein S14, with protein sequence MAKKSKIAKNEQRKVIVERYAEKRLALKKALVDPNSTDAQREEARLGLQKLPRNASPVRLRNRDAIDGRPRGVLAKFGVSRVRFRDMAHKGELPGITKSSW encoded by the coding sequence ATGGCTAAGAAGAGCAAGATCGCTAAGAACGAGCAGCGCAAAGTAATCGTTGAGCGTTACGCAGAGAAGCGCCTAGCACTGAAGAAGGCTTTGGTTGACCCTAACTCAACCGACGCACAGCGCGAAGAGGCACGTCTAGGCCTACAGAAGCTTCCACGCAACGCTTCACCGGTTCGTCTACGTAACCGTGACGCGATCGATGGTCGCCCACGCGGTGTTCTAGCTAAGTTCGGTGTGTCACGTGTTCGCTTCCGCGACATGGCTCACAAGGGCGAGCTTCCAGGCATCACCAAGTCTTCTTGGTAA
- a CDS encoding HU family DNA-binding protein, with amino-acid sequence MSLNKSELVAAVAASTGESQAAVNRVVDAVFETIAKTVADGGKVTIPGWLSVEKGHRAARTGRNPQTGATIQIAAANTVKVSAGSKLKAAVK; translated from the coding sequence ATGTCTCTAAACAAGAGCGAACTAGTAGCAGCAGTTGCTGCAAGCACCGGCGAGTCACAGGCTGCTGTTAACCGTGTTGTTGACGCAGTATTCGAGACCATTGCAAAGACCGTTGCTGACGGCGGCAAGGTTACCATCCCAGGCTGGCTATCAGTAGAGAAGGGCCACCGTGCAGCTCGCACCGGTCGCAACCCTCAGACTGGTGCAACCATCCAGATCGCAGCTGCAAACACCGTTAAGGTTTCAGCTGGTTCAAAGCTAAAGGCTGCAGTTAAGTAA
- a CDS encoding BlaI/MecI/CopY family transcriptional regulator translates to MPKSQRQQGELESLILNCLWNAEGPMTSAEILECVSPDGSLALTTILTVLSRLSDKELVLRATGTGRSLLFTAAQSREQHTAELMLKLVADAENPALAFSHFAEGLSPSQLQALRNSLI, encoded by the coding sequence ATGCCCAAATCTCAGCGCCAACAAGGTGAGTTAGAGTCCCTGATTCTCAACTGCCTTTGGAACGCCGAAGGCCCAATGACCTCGGCCGAGATTCTTGAGTGCGTGAGCCCTGATGGCTCGCTGGCATTGACCACAATTCTCACGGTGCTTTCACGCCTATCCGACAAAGAGCTGGTTTTGCGCGCCACCGGAACCGGCCGATCACTGCTGTTCACCGCGGCCCAGTCGCGCGAGCAGCACACCGCCGAGCTCATGCTCAAGTTGGTTGCCGATGCCGAGAACCCGGCTCTGGCGTTTTCTCACTTTGCCGAGGGCCTCAGCCCATCGCAGCTTCAAGCTCTGCGAAACTCACTCATTTAG
- a CDS encoding DUF2834 domain-containing protein: METKRRSAAIYFFILSGIGLITAWYFNALAVMGGEDYLAEGFTSNVDWVLSLDLLIVGFASMGFIIIEGRRQKMKHLWVYIALAFVTAAAFTVPLFLAMRELKLAKTASQSEPAAHPA, from the coding sequence ATGGAAACCAAACGTCGTTCAGCAGCAATCTATTTCTTTATTCTTTCAGGTATCGGCCTGATTACGGCCTGGTACTTCAACGCGCTGGCGGTTATGGGCGGCGAGGACTACCTTGCCGAAGGTTTTACCAGCAACGTTGACTGGGTGCTTTCGCTAGATCTGTTGATTGTCGGTTTTGCTTCGATGGGCTTCATCATCATCGAGGGCCGTCGGCAAAAAATGAAGCACCTGTGGGTTTACATCGCGCTGGCGTTTGTCACGGCGGCGGCCTTTACGGTGCCATTGTTCTTGGCTATGCGTGAGCTAAAGCTGGCTAAAACAGCTTCTCAATCGGAGCCTGCCGCACACCCTGCATAA
- a CDS encoding transcriptional repressor, whose product MKKIEAADAANAPGKPAKRNTPQKDAVRHALGEAIGFVSAQQLHQVLKNHGSTIGLATVYRALADLAANGDADSLQSKEGEVLYRACTTEHHHHLICRKCGLTVEIEAHRVEAWADQVATEHGFTNPSHTIDIFGVCKDCQA is encoded by the coding sequence GTGAAAAAAATCGAAGCGGCTGACGCCGCTAACGCGCCGGGCAAGCCGGCCAAACGGAACACGCCCCAAAAAGATGCCGTTCGTCACGCACTGGGCGAGGCAATTGGTTTTGTAAGTGCTCAGCAGTTGCACCAGGTTTTAAAGAATCACGGATCGACTATTGGCCTGGCCACGGTTTACCGCGCGCTCGCAGACCTTGCCGCCAACGGAGACGCTGACTCTCTGCAGAGCAAAGAGGGAGAGGTGCTTTACCGCGCCTGCACGACCGAGCACCACCACCACCTGATTTGCCGCAAGTGCGGGCTGACCGTTGAGATTGAAGCGCACCGGGTTGAAGCCTGGGCAGATCAAGTAGCCACCGAACACGGATTCACAAATCCGAGCCACACAATCGACATTTTTGGTGTCTGCAAAGACTGCCAGGCCTAA
- a CDS encoding MMPL family transporter → MNRLGGFLVRHSKLALFGFISLILLSSVWGFQSFGQLKAGGYENPYSDSTKVMDILTETYEESTPEVVIVVDFEDGVDAESSATSTNNLVEELRDVSGVDSVDSYYSLGRPASLISDDGNATYVFVDVKDDVTQATVAAGIADKFSGQYETAQVYVAGFATVTASINSVIEHDLARTEAIAVPLTIVLLVFVFGSLMASGLPLLVGGLAIIGSFFFVWVSTQFTDTSVFALNLITGLGLGLGIDYALLMVNRFREERASGKSVADATIRTVESAGRTVLFSGLTVAIVLASLFFFPQYFLKSFALGGVVVVLLSVAAALIALPAMLNLMGDRVNKWRIIKRDLTPKESGAWGNIARFVMKRPVSVLLVATLALGGLASLSVNAQFGQVDDRILPQSEPAAIASNVIRDRFTAKEGSPIEIILEGASDQQVEQYVLDLSALDHIVSVRSSVGFAADGAMLPQFGPGIETYANGDYQRVTAIHDIDSRSPEGVAITDAIRAIDTSDFEVLVGGSAAVYTDSQRGIEEQLPNALIWIVVSTLVLLFLFTGSVLLPIKAVLLNILSLGATIGFITWGFLDGSIRWLVGDFYVTGNIDTSSTVLIAVVAFGLSMDYELFLLSRIKEQHDAGASTEDSVANGLQRSGRIITAAALVLAFSFGAFATSGVTIMKALGLGIAFAILVDATIVRALLVPALMKLFGKANWWAPKWMKAIYKKVGLDH, encoded by the coding sequence ATGAACCGTCTCGGTGGCTTTCTCGTGCGCCACAGCAAGCTTGCCCTGTTTGGGTTCATCTCGCTGATTCTGCTTTCTAGCGTTTGGGGCTTTCAGTCATTCGGCCAGCTAAAAGCCGGTGGCTACGAAAATCCATACAGTGACTCAACCAAGGTCATGGATATCCTCACCGAAACCTACGAGGAGTCCACTCCCGAGGTAGTCATCGTGGTGGATTTTGAAGACGGCGTTGATGCCGAATCGAGCGCAACCAGCACCAATAACCTGGTCGAAGAATTGCGCGATGTCTCTGGCGTAGACAGCGTTGACAGCTATTACTCACTGGGCCGCCCAGCCTCACTAATCAGCGATGACGGCAACGCCACCTACGTTTTTGTTGACGTTAAAGATGACGTAACCCAGGCAACAGTTGCCGCCGGAATTGCCGATAAGTTCTCGGGGCAGTACGAAACCGCTCAGGTTTATGTGGCCGGCTTTGCCACCGTTACGGCATCAATCAACTCGGTAATCGAGCACGACCTAGCCCGCACCGAGGCCATCGCCGTTCCGCTGACCATCGTGCTGTTGGTGTTTGTGTTTGGCTCACTAATGGCATCGGGCCTGCCGCTGCTGGTGGGTGGCTTGGCCATCATCGGTTCATTCTTCTTTGTTTGGGTCTCGACCCAGTTCACCGATACATCGGTGTTTGCACTGAACCTGATTACCGGTTTGGGCTTGGGTCTCGGCATCGATTACGCACTGCTCATGGTCAACCGGTTCCGTGAAGAGCGGGCCTCCGGAAAATCGGTTGCCGATGCAACCATCAGAACGGTTGAGTCAGCCGGTCGAACCGTGCTGTTTTCTGGTTTGACCGTAGCCATCGTTCTGGCCTCGCTGTTCTTCTTCCCGCAGTACTTCCTAAAGTCCTTTGCGCTCGGTGGAGTTGTTGTGGTGCTGCTCTCAGTTGCCGCAGCCCTGATTGCCCTGCCGGCCATGCTCAACCTCATGGGTGATCGAGTCAATAAGTGGCGCATCATCAAGCGCGACCTGACGCCAAAAGAATCAGGCGCTTGGGGCAACATTGCCCGATTTGTCATGAAGCGCCCGGTCTCGGTTCTTTTGGTTGCCACCCTGGCTTTGGGTGGCCTTGCCTCGCTCTCGGTCAATGCTCAATTTGGTCAGGTCGATGACCGAATTTTGCCGCAGTCTGAACCGGCTGCGATTGCTAGCAACGTAATCCGTGACCGCTTCACGGCCAAAGAGGGCTCGCCGATTGAGATCATTCTTGAGGGCGCGAGCGATCAGCAGGTTGAGCAGTACGTGCTTGATCTTTCAGCGCTCGACCACATCGTCTCGGTTAGGTCCTCGGTGGGCTTTGCTGCCGATGGTGCCATGCTGCCGCAGTTTGGACCGGGCATCGAGACCTATGCCAACGGTGACTATCAACGCGTGACGGCAATTCACGACATCGATTCGCGCTCTCCTGAAGGCGTGGCCATCACCGATGCGATTCGCGCCATCGACACATCAGATTTTGAGGTTCTAGTCGGAGGTTCGGCAGCGGTCTACACCGACTCGCAGCGCGGTATCGAAGAGCAACTGCCAAATGCCCTGATTTGGATTGTTGTTTCTACACTGGTCTTGCTGTTCCTATTCACCGGATCGGTGCTTCTGCCGATCAAGGCCGTGCTGCTGAATATTTTGTCGCTGGGCGCGACCATCGGTTTTATCACCTGGGGTTTCCTCGACGGCAGCATTCGCTGGCTGGTCGGTGACTTCTATGTCACCGGCAACATCGATACATCTTCAACCGTGCTGATTGCCGTGGTGGCCTTTGGTCTATCGATGGACTACGAACTGTTCTTGCTTAGCCGAATCAAAGAGCAGCACGATGCCGGAGCCAGCACCGAGGATTCGGTAGCCAACGGACTGCAGCGATCGGGGCGAATCATCACGGCTGCTGCCCTGGTGCTTGCCTTTAGCTTTGGTGCTTTTGCAACCAGCGGCGTAACCATCATGAAAGCGCTAGGCCTAGGCATTGCCTTTGCCATTTTGGTTGATGCCACAATTGTGCGCGCGCTTTTGGTGCCGGCGCTGATGAAGTTGTTCGGCAAGGCCAACTGGTGGGCCCCTAAGTGGATGAAGGCCATTTATAAGAAGGTTGGGCTCGACCACTAA
- a CDS encoding bifunctional copper resistance protein CopD/cytochrome c oxidase assembly protein, translating into MSSPTNTQSVQRASLASAALIGAGLIAVVAGLLIGGGAAAQALADPGEVVRWGLPVAKLVMNFSMAIAVGTLIFAAFSLSQENLLLTRAQIISSIAAAVWAVAGAVNFLFTYLSVAGVGVSTSESFSNSLWLFATEIELGQMLALNLVAAVILNTLTISIRNLTATAMLAALGLASLIPLALIGHAAGSENHGMAVNSIGIHLVAVTIWVGGLFALFVVRGRDAAEASVLTKRYSSLALLAFVLVAVSGMGSAWVRIPDLASLNSPYGHLLLLKVVTLAILGVVGALYRRNLIARLSEGANKAKAFWSLVAVEFGIMGTAIGLATALARTASPKDGELIGEVTPAQILTGSPLPPELTPIRLLTEWKLDLVWLIIGVGAIWMYLAGVRRLAKRGDKWPIGRTVSWIAGMLVLIYTTSGALNAYQEYLFSMHMIGHMILAMGIPVLLVPGAPVTLLMRAAEKRQDGSRGMREWVLWAVHTKYAQFVAHPIVAAILFASSLVTFYYTPLFAWATNEHLGHEWMVVHFLITGYLFAQALIGVDPGPVRLAYPLRLLMLIGTMAFHAFFGLSLMDGSGLLLSDWYGAMGRTWGETPLEDQHTGGAIAWGIGELPTAALTIIVSVQWFKADGREAKRLDRASDRTGNQDVEAYNEMLAKLNARKEER; encoded by the coding sequence GTGAGTTCTCCCACCAACACCCAATCCGTTCAGCGCGCCTCTCTGGCTAGCGCTGCGCTTATCGGTGCTGGTTTGATTGCAGTGGTTGCCGGCCTCTTAATAGGTGGCGGCGCTGCTGCGCAGGCATTGGCCGACCCGGGTGAAGTGGTTCGATGGGGCCTGCCGGTTGCCAAACTGGTTATGAACTTCTCGATGGCTATTGCCGTGGGCACACTGATTTTTGCCGCCTTCAGCCTGAGCCAAGAAAACCTACTACTGACTAGGGCCCAGATTATCTCGAGCATTGCGGCCGCAGTTTGGGCCGTGGCCGGTGCGGTCAACTTTCTATTCACCTATTTGTCGGTCGCCGGCGTGGGTGTCTCAACCAGTGAGAGCTTTAGTAACAGCCTTTGGCTATTTGCCACCGAAATTGAACTTGGGCAAATGCTCGCGCTCAACCTCGTGGCCGCAGTGATCCTGAACACCCTCACGATTTCGATTAGAAACCTAACTGCCACCGCGATGCTGGCCGCGCTTGGTCTGGCCTCACTGATTCCACTGGCGCTGATCGGGCACGCCGCCGGAAGTGAAAACCACGGAATGGCGGTCAACTCGATCGGCATCCACCTAGTTGCCGTCACCATCTGGGTTGGCGGGCTGTTTGCACTGTTTGTGGTTCGCGGGCGCGATGCAGCCGAGGCATCGGTGTTGACCAAGCGCTACTCAAGTTTGGCGCTGCTAGCTTTTGTGTTGGTGGCGGTTTCTGGCATGGGTTCTGCCTGGGTGCGCATTCCAGATCTGGCATCACTGAACTCCCCTTACGGCCACCTGCTGCTTTTGAAGGTCGTGACCCTGGCAATTCTTGGTGTGGTTGGTGCGCTTTACCGCCGCAACCTGATCGCCCGACTATCCGAGGGTGCAAATAAGGCCAAGGCGTTTTGGTCTTTGGTGGCGGTTGAGTTTGGCATTATGGGCACGGCAATTGGCCTGGCCACTGCCCTGGCCCGAACCGCATCGCCGAAAGATGGCGAACTAATCGGTGAAGTAACCCCAGCTCAGATTCTTACCGGCTCACCGTTGCCACCAGAACTCACCCCGATCAGACTGCTGACCGAGTGGAAACTGGACCTGGTCTGGTTGATTATCGGTGTGGGTGCAATTTGGATGTACCTTGCCGGTGTGCGCCGCTTGGCTAAGCGCGGCGATAAGTGGCCAATTGGCCGCACGGTGTCTTGGATTGCCGGAATGCTGGTGCTGATTTACACCACCAGCGGAGCCCTGAATGCCTACCAAGAGTATCTATTCAGCATGCACATGATTGGCCACATGATTTTGGCCATGGGTATTCCGGTGCTTTTGGTGCCCGGTGCTCCGGTAACCCTGTTGATGCGCGCAGCCGAAAAGCGCCAAGACGGTTCTCGAGGAATGCGCGAGTGGGTACTTTGGGCGGTTCACACCAAGTACGCGCAGTTTGTGGCGCACCCGATTGTCGCGGCCATTCTGTTTGCCAGCTCGCTGGTCACTTTTTACTACACACCGCTATTTGCTTGGGCAACCAACGAGCACCTGGGTCACGAGTGGATGGTGGTTCACTTCTTGATCACGGGTTACCTCTTCGCGCAGGCGCTCATCGGGGTTGACCCGGGGCCAGTGCGCCTGGCCTACCCGCTGCGATTGCTAATGCTGATTGGCACCATGGCTTTCCACGCATTCTTTGGTTTGTCGTTGATGGACGGCTCGGGGCTGCTACTTTCGGATTGGTACGGAGCCATGGGTAGAACCTGGGGTGAGACCCCGCTCGAGGATCAGCACACCGGTGGCGCGATTGCCTGGGGTATCGGTGAGCTACCGACTGCGGCTCTGACGATCATCGTCTCGGTGCAATGGTTCAAGGCCGATGGGCGCGAGGCTAAACGCCTTGACCGAGCCAGCGACCGAACCGGCAACCAGGATGTTGAGGCCTACAACGAGATGCTGGCCAAGCTAAACGCACGAAAGGAGGAGCGCTAA
- the rpmB gene encoding 50S ribosomal protein L28, whose product MAAYCQVTEKAPQFGHNVSHAQNKTKRRFNPNIQKKTYFVPSMKRNVTLQVSARGIKVIDVRGIEAVVAEILARGEKI is encoded by the coding sequence ATGGCAGCTTATTGCCAGGTCACCGAGAAAGCGCCGCAGTTTGGCCACAACGTCTCGCACGCCCAGAACAAGACCAAGCGTCGCTTCAACCCAAACATCCAGAAGAAGACTTACTTCGTTCCTTCAATGAAGCGCAACGTAACTCTTCAGGTGAGCGCTCGCGGCATCAAGGTAATTGACGTTCGCGGTATCGAGGCTGTTGTAGCCGAGATTCTTGCTCGTGGCGAGAAGATCTAA
- a CDS encoding metal ABC transporter permease, whose product MVLFDFSDYGQLLPLVTNSLIAGALLALVGGLIGIFVMNRDMSFAVHGISELSFAGAAFALLAGVNVVFGSVIGSIAAALIIGALGAKAKERNSIVAVLMPAGLGLGILALALYEGRAANKFGLLTGQIVAVDDPQLAWLAGICLVVLITLALVWRPLNFASLDPDVAAARGVPTRTLSVVFMLLLGLAVAASVQVVGALLVLSLLVTPAAAALRLTASPVLAPMLSVIFAVTSVIGGILLALGAGLPISPYVTTISFLIYAVARVIERVKK is encoded by the coding sequence ATGGTGCTTTTTGATTTCTCTGATTACGGCCAGCTTCTGCCGCTGGTCACCAACTCACTAATTGCCGGTGCTCTGCTGGCTCTGGTTGGCGGGCTTATCGGAATCTTTGTGATGAACCGCGATATGTCTTTTGCCGTTCACGGCATTAGCGAACTCAGCTTTGCGGGTGCAGCTTTTGCCCTACTGGCTGGCGTAAATGTGGTTTTTGGCAGCGTGATTGGCTCGATAGCTGCGGCCCTAATCATCGGGGCACTCGGTGCCAAAGCCAAAGAGCGCAATTCAATCGTTGCGGTGCTAATGCCTGCCGGGCTTGGCCTGGGTATCTTGGCACTGGCACTTTATGAGGGCCGAGCCGCCAACAAATTTGGTCTACTCACCGGTCAGATCGTTGCGGTTGATGACCCACAGCTTGCTTGGCTGGCCGGCATCTGCCTAGTGGTTCTGATTACCCTCGCGCTGGTTTGGCGCCCGCTCAACTTTGCCAGCCTTGACCCAGATGTCGCTGCCGCTCGAGGCGTGCCAACCAGAACCCTATCGGTGGTCTTCATGCTTTTGCTTGGCCTGGCGGTCGCCGCCAGTGTTCAGGTGGTTGGTGCGCTGTTGGTGCTTAGCCTGCTGGTCACCCCAGCCGCCGCCGCACTTAGGCTCACGGCATCGCCGGTTTTGGCACCGATGCTCTCAGTGATTTTTGCTGTCACCAGCGTGATTGGCGGAATTCTGTTGGCGCTGGGCGCAGGTCTGCCCATCAGCCCGTATGTGACCACGATCTCATTCTTGATTTATGCGGTTGCTCGAGTAATTGAGCGGGTGAAAAAGTGA